TACAGTGCTGTAGCTGCAGTGCACCATTGTCTGTCGTGCAGGAAGCCAGGATCTGTGTTGGCAGGTTCGCGATGTTCCCCTGCTGTTCCTACAGTTGTACGCAGACAGTCGTGCAGCAGTGGCAGAGAAAGACTCACACGGACACATGCTGACCTAGGGGAGGCTGGGATCTCTGCTTTGAAGTCTAACCGATGTTGTTCCATCATGCTGCAAGGCTGTTCTGTAGTTATACAATCTGACAGTGGTGGTGGGCTTTTCTCATATACTGTAGTATGTGATGACAGAGAAAATGGGGCTTACATAAGTGACATCCCTTAAAGGTCCTTGGAAAGATCAACCAGACAGCCTCAAAGGTCCTTGGAAGCAAAAGTGCTGATGATTGTACTCTACTGCCACTATTGTTGAAGATGACAGGGTAAAGTACATGGTGATCACAGCACTGTATGGCTTATATAGATCTGGTTTGTCTCAATATCAGCCCTGGCATCCCTGGAGGATACACACTCTGACATGATCTCTGCTTCTTTTACAGTGTGTCACTGAAATGACCGAGGTATGTGTGTACTTATATGCAAATTCATCAGGgtttgtgtttgtgcgtgcaAGAGTGTGCGTTTGCTTTTATGAGTGTGTGCCAAATCTTGTaacttcccttctccttctctcttgttTGCCTTCATGGGACAGATGTCCTCTACTTTGGTGGTTCCTCCTCTACAGTACCATTTCCAGCTGGATTCCATCCAGACAACCCTCAATACTCACAGAAGCATTATGTATGGTGACATGGCCTAAGATGTGACAAGTAGCCCAGGCAGAGAGCTAGCAACTCAGATTGAAAGCTCAGATTCAATCTAACCACAATGGCTTTAGCAGCATATTCATGCATAACTTTGTTTTTTTTCCAATTCGTTTTATGTCTGTCTGATGAGTGTTTGAAAGGTCGAGGAAATAAAAAGTGGAAGACAAAAATGTACAAGGCGGATCGGAGGAGTTATAGTGGATGTTCAGTATTGAAAAGCATGCTGCATATATTTTACTACCATTCCATTTATGAGAAGAATTCGTTCTGTGCTCTGCATTTGAATTACTCATTGTAGTTACATTTTATACATACCACTACCAGTGCCATTTATAGAATAACAAATTGTGCCGTATTCTAATATCGTATTCTCCATCCTGCCACAGACAACCATTGGTTCTCTGCTGTTGGTTAACCTGAGGCCTAATATTTTTAGGGTAAGCTGCCTACATTTGTTGTACCTGTAAGTATAACAGTGCCAATTTAGTCCATTAGATGGCGCCCAAGTTATTTTTTCAGTGaataatgtttatttatttttaacatgTGATTTATAATATTGTTTCCCCTTGATTTGTTACCCCATATCCTTTCCATGCCCACATATTATTTCCACTATATATCCAAATGGGTAACCCTTGCagaacacacacaaccagacagtTCCAGTCATTCAGCTATAATCAGCCAAACAATGTGGCCCTGTGTTTTTCCAGGCTttaatcaaatcaagtcaaatgtcTATGGGACATAGTGTCAGCTGGTGTGGTTGAGGGTGTAAAATGAGTGCTCATTGGGTTTGAATTCAGAGGGAAACAAAGTCCCTGGTAAATGTGGCATGTAGTTTGTTTTACATTTGATTTTAGTTTCATTCTAATGAAGGCAGCAGAAAAATAACTGCCATATTCTTTAAGCAAATGTGGAACACCCACCTACTGTACTTTAGCTCTTTCCCCAACGTGTTTCATCGGTGACTAGGACCGTTCCTCTTCATCGATGGCCATCGATGGCCTTGTTTTGTCTATCTGCTTTGGAACACTAGTATTTATGAGAGGTCTTTTTCTTGGCAACATTGTGGAGAAAACACGACGATTACACACTGATACACCACTTCCTGGATCTCGGAGTGAAATGACTAGACAAATTCAAAAGGTAGTTATTTAGCTAAAAAATATTTTCATCTCTTGTATATCATATCTATAGTGAGGATGAATATAATGCCAAATATTATTTATTtgtaaagaaatatatataataaatatattaaTATATGATATATGCCTCATTGAAACAATTTTTGGGGGCTTTTACTTGTGTTTTGTTATCAATTTGTTACTTTGTTCGGGTTATTTTGATAAACTTATGATAGCATGCAAAATACTGATACTGAATGTATGGTTTGTTTATTCATGGTCTTTTTGTATTGACACTGTTACATTGATATTTGTATTTATTCACCTGTTTAGCAAAGATGCATTTATATATGTTTGATATGTTGAAATGTTTACTGATTTTGTCATTGTTCTTTTTTTATCTCTTATTTTAAACACATCACAactgcaattttttttttttttacaaacatttgCCAAATTAACACTGAAGATTTTGCCTCTTAAAAGTAGTTTAATCATTGCTGATATCATCAATtaattttgggatgaaaaacAGGGACTGGATGGTGTCTCATTTGCTTTTCTTCACTCCATTTAAACTAGTAAACAGGATGCGACAGAGTAATTCAATCATTCACTAATTACTGACCTATATGACAACAATACCTCAAACGTTGTCCATGAGATGCCACCACATGACTGAGGGATTAATAACATGATGTTCTCAGGGCCAatagaaacacagtaatacacttgCCTGAGTAGTGTTGACCAATAGGAGAGCAGGGAAACTCATAGGGTGGGACTTCCTGTTTTCTTGCCAGGGCCAATAGAAACACAGGCATATGCTTGCCTGAGTAGTGTTGACCAATAGCAGAGCAGGGAAACTCATAGGGTGGGATTTTCTGTTTTCTTGCTAGCGACCAAATTGATCCCAGTGGCTGCACTACATGGAGGATATGCCATTGCAGATTAGGAGACAGCAGCTAGCAATTAATTATTGGGTCAACCTACAGGGACATGGGGTGTCTCATCCTGCGAAAGGGATTTTACAGGCATGCTGGGAACATGAGCGAATACAGAATACGAGTTTTGGGTGGGTAAAACCCAGGCGAAGGAGATGGGACTGTATGGAAGGGAGTTTAGTCCAACGGTAGCTCTTCCTGTAAATCCACCATGGCTACTCCCGCCTCCAGCAGTTGATCTAGAAGTATTGGAGAGactacagaaagatagggagggtGTTGATCCATCTGAATTGTTTAAGAGATGTCTGGATACTGTGTTTCAGGATTTTGTGGCCATTTACACAGATGGTTCGAAAGATCCAAGGACAGGACGTACTGGGTCAGCATTTGTAGAGCAGGAATGTGGGGTGTCAGTCAGGAAACGTATTACAGATCATCTggctgtatatatacagtggagcTGATGGCCATACTGTTGGCCTTGCAGTGGGTGGAGGAAGTCAAGCCAGACAGAGAATGTATTTGCTCTGATTCATGTGCAGTGTTAATGAGTCTCCAGTCCTTTAGGTCATGTGGCAGACAAGACCTGCTTTATGAGGTGCTACAAATCCATGGTAGGATTAGACAGATGGGTATACAGATAAGATTTACATGGGTCCCAGCACACGTGAGGGTGGAGGGGAACGAGGCTGTTGATGTACTGACTCAACAAGCACTTAGTAGGTGGGTTGTTGATGTTGTAGTTTCAATGAGCAAGGTAGAGGCAAAAAgcctgatatggacagtaatgatgcagagatggcaggagcagtggaatagagataCTAAGGGCGGGCATTTATTTCAAGTACAGAGGAAAGTCGTGGAGGTGAGGACGGCAGGAAGGAACAGAAGAAAGGAGGCTATTTTTTTcgagattaagggtgggacacagccggTTGAATAAAACCTTAAATGTGATAGGAAAGCATCCAACAGGATAGTGTGATTATTACCAGGAAACAGACCATGGAGCAggtactgatacagtgtgggcagtatcagaGGGGAAGAAAGAGCCTGAGCTCTAGTATGAGGGAGAAGGGAATACATGAAATGTATTTAAATAGTATATTGAGTAGAACATCATTAGATATAGTCTCAAATATTTTGTTAGATTTTTTAAGAGCAACGGGGCTGACCGGTAGAATTTAGTTTCTCCCTGTCTTTGGCCAACACTctagtacagtaggtggcggtaatgcagcATAACGTTGGATGACAACTGCCGATGAACCCcaccgaagaagaagaagaagaagaccaaATTGAAAACAAACCCGTTGCTGATCAGATGGAATATCTTTGATTTCACAGTAGTACACACTGATGTTTGCCAATAATGAACAAATAAGGTAACACATTTTTATGCTTTGTAGGACAAAAAAATACTGATTGCTACAATGGCGATGACAAGTCATATATGGCGATGACTAGACAAACAGCCGTTTGTTTTGTGtcagtacattctgttctgataCAGTTGAGAAACAGCCTGCAACAATGTTGCAGGAAAGGTATCGCGATTGTGCCTGAGTGGAACAATGTTACAGTCAACAATTGTGTACTGTTTCAGATTTTAGTAAACTGGTCTCCTTTTTTCGCTACCATCTAACAACGTATCTAACGCATTTAGCCACGTTGTTGCATTTATcagatttaatttaatttgactCACCATGGTCAGACGAgtttcctggggggggggggggggggggttgcccgATATCTGTTATCGTCTGTCAGACGAAATAAGATGTGAATTCACTCACTTCTCCCGTCATGTGCATCGGTGTTATTTCAAACAGACGGAAGTTAACACACCGACATCACTAATCCTGGGTCAACAATAACTGATCATGTTTTTGACTACGTATAGAGAGTCATTTTCAAACACCATCTAGCTCATGTTGGCATGTCGTAACTATTTTATGAACATTGACTAATGTGTTTTGGCTTTAATTCCTGTTGCAGGGTGGTTGATGACTAACCCATGAGATCTTTCAGTGATCACAGGGTCACTCAACTCTGTGAGACCTTCAACAGACAATCCATCTACTTACACAAACCAACATGACCTCCGAGCAGGCCAGCACCCTGCTGGCATTCAAGGGCCCCGGCGACCCCAGTCCGGGCTACTTCTCCTGGGGTCTTCGCTTCCAGGTCATCGGCCTGGGCTTTGCCTTCTACACCGCTGTGTTCGTCCTCTCCCACCTGGTGTCCATGGCTCTCTCCCAGACCTACCGCTCTCTGCTGGCTAAGGAGAAGGTGTTCTGGAACCTAGCGGCCACACGGGCCGCGTTCGGCCTCCAGAGCACGGTGGCGGGCCTACGGGCGCTGACCGAGGAGTCGGCCGTGTCCAGGgacagggtcagaggtcaggaggaCTGGTCTTGGTTCACTGTGCTCACAGCCACAGGCTTCTTTCTGTTTGAGAATGTGGCGCTGCATGCCTCCAGTGTGGTGTTCAGGGCTTTCGACCTTCCCCTGGCCGCCCATCATTTCTTTGCCCTGTCAGGGTTTGCTGGGGCGGTGGTCTGGGACTCACTAGGACATTACCTGCCCATGGTCACTCTACTACTGGAGATGAGCACACCCTTCACCTGCATCTCCTGGATGTTACTAAAGGTAAAggagtgtttgtgtctgtctggtgtctttcatcatattctctatacagtatgttactgtttTGTTGATTGACTCCATTTGTGACACTGTGCCGTAAGCTTATTCATTTTCTTATAGTTCAGTTGTTTTACTGGTGGGCTATACATAAAAAGCACAGATGGATTTCAATTCCCCTTTTCTGTTTACGTACTCAACACTGAGACCAGCACCTTGACATGATTTGCAATGATGATGAATGTACAGATGGCCATTTTGAGAGAGGGGAATTTCTAGGCAGAAATAGACCCAAGTCAGCCTCCCGagcggcgcagtggtctaaggcactgcatcacagtgctagctgtgccagtaaagattctgggttcgagtccaggctctgccgCAGCTGGCCGTGACCTGGAGACtcatggggtggcgcacaattggcccagcgtcgtccgggttaggggcgGGTTTGACAGGcatggatgtccttgtcccatcgcgcactagcgactcctgtggtgggcagGGTGCAGTGCACGCTTACACGGTTGTCAGGTGTAGCACATTGGTGTGGATGCCTTCTGGGTTAAGTGAGCATTGTGTCAGGAAGCAGTacggttgggttgtgtttcggaagcTCTCGACCTTAGCCTCATGTGACTTGGGTCTACTTATTATTTTTGCTCCTTTTTCTCCcaaattttgtggtatccaattagtagttacattgttgtctcatcactgcaactcccataAGGAATTCTCAAAGAAAGTATTCttaaagtgggattaaaatggatttaattgtaacTTTTGGTCAAcgttctacacacaatactctgtCAGTGGAAGAAAAGTTCTAAGATTTATTAAAAATGTGATCTCAGCAGACAAAGgaccctttttcaggaccctgtctttcaaagataatttgtaaaaatccaaataactttacagatcttcattgtaaagggtttaacctctctagggtacgtgggTAACGTCCCACCTGACCAgcatccagtgaaagtgcagggcgccaaattcaaacaacagaaatctcataattaaatgTCCTCATACATACATGTATTATACACAATTTTAAAGATGCatttgttgttaatcccaccacagtgtccgatttcaaaaaggctttacgacaaaAGCATACCatacgattatgttaggtctgtacctagacacaaaaaaacacagccatttttccagccaaagagaggagtaacaaaaagcagaaatagagatacaattaatcactaacctttgatgatcttcatcagatggcactcataggacttcatgtacacaatacatgtatgttttgctcaataaagttcatatttatatccagaaatctctgtttacattggcgcgttatgttttgcctccaaaacatccagtggaagtgCAGAGAgctacatcattttacagaaatactcatcataaatgttgatgaaaatacaactgttatgcatggaataAAATATATCTTTCtctcacttacctttgatgatcttaatcagaatgcactcccaggaatcccagttccacaataaatgttagttttgttcgataaagttcatcatttatgtccaaatacctcctctTTGTTTGCGCATTTAGTACAGTAATTCAAATGTGCAGGCACTAGGTCCAGACAaagtcaaaaaagttatattacagtttgtagagacatgtcaaacgatgtgtatataatcaatctttaggatgtttttatcataaatcttcaataatgtttcaaccggagaattcctttgtctttagaaatgaaagggaACGGAGCTAACTCTACGGGCACGCGCGTGACTGAGCACATGGCCTTCTGGCAGACCCatgactcaatcagctctcattctctcccagttcacagtagaagcctgaaacaaggttctaaagactgttgaagccttagtgcaatatgaccccacagacacgccaggacagcggagtcaatcaccaccttccggagacacctgaaaccccacccctctaaggaatacctaggataggataagtatcccccccccctttaagatttagatgcactattgtaaagtgactgttccactggatgtcataaggtgaatgcaccaatttgtaagtcgctctggataagagcgtctgctaaatgacttaaatgttaaatgttaggctaagacttgaaaacctacaaacctcagatttcccacttcctggtttgatttttttcaggtttttgccagccatatgagttctgttatactcaaagacctcattcaaacagttttagaaacttcagtgttttcaatccacatctactaataatatgcatatccagGCATCTGGGCAttagtagcaggcagtttactatgGGCTCGCTTTTCATCccgatgtgaaaatactgccccataccccaaagaagttaaacactgttttccatgcttgttcaatgaaccataaacaattaactgtggaacggtcgttaagacactaacagcttacagacggtaggcaaataaggtcacagttctgaaaacttaggacactaaagaggcctttctactgactctgaataacaccaaaagaaagaggcccagggtccctgctcatctgtgagaacgtgccttaggcatgctgcaaggaggcatgaggacagcagatgtggtcagggcaatcaattgcaatgtccgtactgtgagacgcctaagaaggcgctacagggagacaggacggacagcggatcttcctcacagtggcagaccacgtgtaacaacacctgcacaggatcggtacatccgaacatcacacctgcaggacaggtacaggatggcaacaacaactgccctagttgcaccaggaacacacaatccctctatcagtgctcagactgtccgcaataggctgagggaggctggactgagggcttgtaggcctgttgtaagacaggtcctcaccagacatcaccgacaactatgtcgcctatgggcacaaacccgcCGTCgctagaccagacaggactggcaaaaagtgctcttcactgacaggTCGCGGTTTTCTCTCAAATTGATCGTttaaggaatgagcgttacaccgaggcctgtactctggagctaGATCGATTTGGAGGTAGAGAGTCCGTCagggtctggggcggtgtgtcacagcatcatcggactgagctcgttgccattgcaggcaatctcaacgctgtgcgttacagggaagacatcctcctccctcacgtggaacccttcctgcaggctcatcctgacatgacccccccagcatgacaatgccaccagccatactgctcggtctgtgcatgatttcctgcaagacaggaatgtcagtgttctgccatggccagcgaagagcccggatctcaatcccattgagcacatctgggacctgttggatcggagggtgagggctagggccaccccccccccagaaatgtccgggaacttgcatgtacattggtggaagagtgggataacatctcacagtaagagactgcaaatctggtgcagtccatgaggaggaaatacactgcagtacttaatgcaactggtggccacaccagatactgactgttacttttgattttgacccccttttgttcagggacacgttattccatttatgttagtcacatgtctgtggaacttgttcagtttatgtctgttgttgaatcttttgttaatacaaatatttacactggAAAataaaacgcagttgacagtgagaggacgaaATATTCAatatcatcttggtaagcaactccagtgtagatttggccttgtgttttagttctttgtcctgctgaaaggtgaatttgtctcccagtgtctgttggaaagtggattgaaccaggttttcctcttaagattttgcctgtgcttagctgtatTGTTTCTTTTTATCAACAAAAACTCCCTAGTCTGTGCCGATgagaagcatacccataacatgatgcagacaccaccatgcttgaaaatatgaagaatggtattctgtgatgtgttggatttgccccaaacataacactttgttttcaggataaaaagtttgtttctttgccacatattttgcagttttacttaagtgccttgttgcaaacaggatgcatgttttggaatatttgttatTCTGTACAGTCTTCACTTTTTTTCTGtcatttagattagtattgtggactaactacaatgttgctgagccattCTCACTTTTCTCATATCACAACTATTAAActgtgtaactgttttaaaatcctCATTGGCCACATGGTGAAACTCCTTAGCAGTTTCCTACCTCTCCAgcgactgagttaggaaggatgcctgtatatttgtattctcctggtttattgatacaccatccaaagcctgATTTAATAACTTCACCGTGCTCAAATCAATATTACAATTatctgtgcttctacacctgcattgcttgctgtttggggttttaggctgggtttctgtatagcactttgatatatcagcttatgtaagaagggctatataagtacatttgatctgtatgtgtggtgtacagagatgtggtagtcattccaaaatcatgttaactattattgaacacagaatgAGTAAATGCTACTTATTATGTCCATTTTTACTCCTGGACTTATTGAGGCTTCCCATAAGAAAGGTGTTGAATActtgttgactcaagacattttatatgaattactttctgaaggcactgtacatcgtTATAGATGACGACGACCCCAAACACTGTGACAGTCTTTATCCCTTTACAAGtatctgtcttctctcccctccaGGCTGGCTGGGCGAGGACGCTCTTCTGGAAGGCCAACCAGTGGGTGATGATCCACATGTTCCACTGCCGCATGGTGCTCACGTACTACATGTGGTGGGTGAGCTGGAGTCACTGGGGGGAGATGAACATGTACGTGGCTCTGCCCCAGCGAGTCCTCTTCTACACCGGCCTGGCCCTGCTCACAGTGATCATCAACCCCATCTGGACGCACAAGAAGACCATGCAGCTCCTCAACCCTGTCGACTGGAACTTCAGCAATAAGCCGCCGCCCAATGGCCCCAGTGGGGAGCAGAAGGAGAAAACTCATGAGAGATAAACAAGCCAAGAACTGTGAACCTGTTTGGAGAGTTATGGGGCTCTTTTACTATGCTTGtaaaggagaggaagggtgaCTAATTTCTCACAAACTCTTTAGCTTTTTAGTGCTTGAGATGTTTTGAAGAGTTCAAGTTGAACTAAACTACTGTTTTTTTAAAGGTTCTCAGTACTGGTTTGAGGTTTGCTGTGTATCTACAAGATGTGGATGAAAGGACCTCTTGCTCTTGGACTTTAGAACCTAGCTGGGTTCTGAAAGGAGATGTCACTGACGACAAGACATCATCTCACAGTATTATTGTCTTTGGTTATAatttgctgttttggttagtgtttTATTGCGAAGGAGTGCAGATGAACAGGGATAAAGGTATATTATTGTTCTGTTTACTTTGTTCAGCTTCCAGCATGAAGGTGTGAATGTGTTAGTTAACCTCTCTGGAATGGGGTGTTGGCTGGTTTGAAGTGCCCTGAGGCACCAGTGGTGTTTGCACTTATAGGCACAGTGTGTAGTCACTCAACCACTGTGCTGAGTACAGACAGGTCCATGAGGCAGCAGATTTACTGGCTGAGAACAAACCCAGtgacagactggagactgggtCATTGGATCTGGCAGATCGCACGTCATTGGAAGGCAAGAAACTTTGTTCTGTATCGTACAAAACACTTCCTGACTTACATTGCAGTCTAATCTCAAGCATGCCGGTAGTGTTGCATGCTCTAATGGAATCTTTATCAATTCATCTCATCATGTAGAAATGGTTCCTGTGCTCTGTGGCTGTCAGTGTAGTATCTTTGAAAGTGGGGTTGACTTGACGCACGTAGACTGTAATACTAAGGCAGTGGCTGGACGCTAAGGGAGCTACCAGAAGCATTACTGTTTTCAGGAGCAACTGTAGGGAGTAGTCTAATAACAAGCACCACCGTGCCAAACAGACGGTCATGTTGCTTCGCTTTGTAACTAGCCTCTACCACTGATCTGCCTGAAAATGAAGTTAGGGTTTAGTACTTTATGGGTAATCTTTTTAGTCTCCTTTATGTTACCTATCTCATTGGACCTTCTGTATGCCTGCAAATTAGTCTTTAGTGGACAATTAAATCAGGTTCATTTAAGAGTCATGTGAGACATGTGAGTGTGAGATGTGTGAGACTGAGTGAGTGTGAGACGGAGTGAGTGTGAGATGTGTGAGACGGAGTGAGTGTGAGATGTGTGAGACGGAGTGAGTGTGAGATGTGTGAGACGGAGTGAGTGTGAGATGTGTGAGACGGATTGAGTGTGAGATGTGTGAGACTGAGTGAGAGTgagactgagtgtgtgtgagatgtgtgagactgagtgagtgagtttgAACCCTTATCCTGGTCATTCGTGTACAAATGTGTATTTCATGAATATTCTCATGGAAAACTCAGCCCTGCAGTCTAGCATTGAGTTCTTTGGAGTAAACTCACCCACATTGAGCTGCTTCCAGACCGCCCTACTTATCTCACAAAGGCTCTTTTGTGTAAAAGTATATCTTTTTTTACAAATCGGTATTACGTTAGTCACAGATCCTAGAACTAAGGCCCCCTATAGGTTGTAAATGATAAGGTATGACAAGCAATTCACATGGGAAAACCTCAACAACATCCATGACATTATTTGAAGTCTTAATAGCTGACGTAAGAGACTGACAGCCAAGACGGTAAAGCCCACACTGAGAAAAAGGGGCCATAGGTATGCAGGACTGAGGGCCTTTTATAAACATAATTAACCTTAACTTTACTAGTTTGACTAATATTTTGAATTTAGGATTTATTATTACCGTTATGAatgaagtcaaatcaaatgtatttatatagcccttcgtacatcagttgatatctcaaagtgctgtacagaaacccagcctaaaaccccaaacagcaagcaatgcaggtgtagaagcacagtggctagaaaAAAAtcccaagaaaggccaaaacctaggaaaaaagcctggttcctctctagttatgtggggtggccagtcctcttctggttgtgccgggtggagattataacagaacatggccaagatgttcaaatgttcttaaatgaccagcatggtcaaataataataatcacaggccgAACAgttaactggagcagcagcacggccaggtggactggggacagcaaggagtaatcatgtcaggtagtcctgaggcatggtcctagggctcaggtcctccgagagagagaaagaaagagagaattagagagagcatacttaaattcacacaggacaccagataggacagaagaagtactccagatataacaaactgaccctagcccccccccccgacacaaactactgcagcataaagactggaggctgaggcaggaggggtcaggagacactgtggccccatccgatcacacccccggacagggccaaaaaggaaggatataaccccactcactttgtcaaAGAACAGCCCCCACAccgctagagggatatcttcaaccaccaacttaccatcctgagacaaggccgagtatagccc
This sequence is a window from Oncorhynchus gorbuscha isolate QuinsamMale2020 ecotype Even-year linkage group LG17, OgorEven_v1.0, whole genome shotgun sequence. Protein-coding genes within it:
- the LOC124002096 gene encoding protein CLN8-like, with product MTSEQASTLLAFKGPGDPSPGYFSWGLRFQVIGLGFAFYTAVFVLSHLVSMALSQTYRSLLAKEKVFWNLAATRAAFGLQSTVAGLRALTEESAVSRDRVRGQEDWSWFTVLTATGFFLFENVALHASSVVFRAFDLPLAAHHFFALSGFAGAVVWDSLGHYLPMVTLLLEMSTPFTCISWMLLKAGWARTLFWKANQWVMIHMFHCRMVLTYYMWWVSWSHWGEMNMYVALPQRVLFYTGLALLTVIINPIWTHKKTMQLLNPVDWNFSNKPPPNGPSGEQKEKTHER